The bacterium genomic sequence GTGCGCGTGGCGGTGCAGGCGAAGAGCGTGGGCGAGACGGTGGCGGAGCAGATGGGGGCGGGGCCGATCCTGCTGACCTACCGGCCCGGCGAAGCGCTGGCCATCGTATCCCGTGGGGAGGCGCAGGCCGCCGTGGCGGATCTGCCGTTGGTGGTCGAGTACCAGCGCACGCACCGGCATCTCAACGCCACGATGGGTCCGTGGGCGCCGACGCCGCTGGTCGTGCTGGTTCGGGCCGACGCCCCGGATCTGCTGGCGTTCACCTCCGCCGCGATCGGGGAACTCAAGCAGAACGGCGGCCTGGCGCAGTTGCGCCAGCGGTGGCATCTCTAACGCCGGATTGGGGTATTAGCAGGAGAAGACGGTGGATGGCCCCAGGAGGAACCGATGAACATCATCGTGGCCGGTCGGAACATCGAGGTCAGCGAGGCCCTTCGCGCAAAAGTCACGGAGAAGGTGGAGCGGCTGGCGCATCACTTTGAGCGGGTGCAGAAGGCGCAGGCGCTGCTGCGGGTGGAGCCGCATCCCGGCCGGAACCAGGTCGCCGAGGTGACTCTATGGGGAGACGGCGTCGTCCTTCGAGGAGAGGAAGCCAGCCAGGATATGTACGCCTCGATCGATCTTGTGGTCGACAAGTTGGATCATCAGATCAGCAAGTTTCGAGGCAAGTCGATCACGCGACGACGGGTGCTGGCGGGCCGCCACAAGCAGCAGGTGGCCGCCGCCGCGGAGGCGGCGCTGCGCGCCCAGGCGTCGGCGGACGCGGAGGGATCGGATGTTTCCTCTATCGAAATCACCCGGCGCAAGCGCTTCGACATGAAGCCGATGACCCCGGAAGATGCGGCCGTGCAGATGGAACTTCTGGGGCATGCCTTCTATATGTTCCGAAACTCGGAGACCTCAGAGGTCAATGTCGTCTACCGCCGCGCCGACGGACGGTATGGGCTGATCGAACCGGAAGGATAAGGAGCCCGCAGTGGAACAGCAGGAGCACCGGTCCCTGGCCCGCGATGCCGAAGGGGTGATCCGCCGCCTCCACGGGGTTTCCGCGGTGCGCGTGGAGCTCAGCGGCAACGGCCGGATCGGGCAGGTGCACGTTCTCGGGTCTCCCGACCGCACCGCTCGGGTCATTGCCGCAGATGTCGTCGCGGCGCTGGGCGCCGAGCTCGGCGAGGTTGTGGAGCCTTCCCAGGTCCGGGTCGCGGTCCTGCGGCCGGGGCAGACGCAGCCGGGGCCGGCGCCGCTGAGGGCGCGGCTCAAGTTCGTCGGGCTCAGCCTGGCGACGCTCCGCCAGTCCCTGGAGGTGAAGGTGCAGGTGGAGCACGAGGGGCTGACCTATGAAGGCGCGGCCGCCGGTGGAGAGGTGCCGGGGGACGAGGTCGTCGGGCAGGCGGCCCTGCGCGCGGTGGAAACGTACCTTCGGTCCGACGGGGT encodes the following:
- a CDS encoding ABC transporter substrate-binding protein codes for the protein MRSIKQAGVLRIAADLSYPPLAFREGQVPRGFEVDLAALLASSLGVRLEVRDTPLALLAQGLAGADMVIGLPQTAAPQGLASEPFYTMTQAILWRAGAAPPGVPPLRHVRVAVQAKSVGETVAEQMGAGPILLTYRPGEALAIVSRGEAQAAVADLPLVVEYQRTHRHLNATMGPWAPTPLVVLVRADAPDLLAFTSAAIGELKQNGGLAQLRQRWHL
- the raiA gene encoding ribosome-associated translation inhibitor RaiA, with amino-acid sequence MNIIVAGRNIEVSEALRAKVTEKVERLAHHFERVQKAQALLRVEPHPGRNQVAEVTLWGDGVVLRGEEASQDMYASIDLVVDKLDHQISKFRGKSITRRRVLAGRHKQQVAAAAEAALRAQASADAEGSDVSSIEITRRKRFDMKPMTPEDAAVQMELLGHAFYMFRNSETSEVNVVYRRADGRYGLIEPEG